In the genome of Primulina eburnea isolate SZY01 chromosome 13, ASM2296580v1, whole genome shotgun sequence, the window TGTATCAGCAACGGACCAGTCAACAAATTACGAATTTTGCATACGTACATATACAAACTAAAGTAACTAATGTTGTAAAACATGGACAGTAATATTTTCCATATCATTTTTGTCACACATATGTACGAGAAAATAACATTTTTGATCTTGTAATATGCATAGTTTCTATTTTTTATGATGTTATCAGTCAAATCATGATTTTAGTCCACCCACTTAcactttttttcttatttttagtcTTTTCTCACCAGAGCGTTGACGTGATACCGGAGACACGAACACGTATTTAATTTTGAACGATGTTATAGTCTCCTCTTTCAATATAGTATAATAGGCCAACAAGAAAGATCTATTTGGGTCTGCCGGCTTTAATGAATCGACCTATATATAGAAGAATTTGGCAATATGCAATAACACGTAATAATACAAAAAGGCCACTGCTAGCTAATTTGCTGAAATTAAAGACCGTCAAAATTGGTTACATCTTTGTCGCATTATATACACCAAAAAATGGACAGCTTCTCTTCTTATATGACATTTTCTTGTTAATGTCATACGTacgtatatatatgtgtgtgtgttttttcaaAACTAACTTTGTAATTGTGGAATATTTGGTAGGCACATTTAAGGTGAATGTGACATATGACAACACATATCTCCTTCGTATAATCAATTCGGACATGAATGAAATCCTCTTCTTTGGGGTGGCTAAACACAAGCTAACAGTTGTTGGAACGGATGGGAGCTACACTAAACCACTGACCAGAGATTATATCGCAATTAGCCCCGGCCAGACCATGGACTGTCTTCTACGTGCCGATCAACGAGAAAACGACCGATACTACATGGCCGCCAGACCATATGTAAATGGTGTTGGGGTTAGTTTTGACAACACAACGACTACAGGTAATGGGTAAATTGTAATATAAATGATCCACGGTAAAAGCGTAATTAAGTTGAAGAACCTAATGACTTTTGAAAATATGCTTGATATCTATCTGTTTtaaaaaatgaagatgaaagACAAAAAACCCTAATAATTTCTGTCACGCTCTTAAATGCTTTGCATACTATAAAATATTGGTTCATGATCTGTTATTTAAAATATAGGTGGGTTTTAATCCCTCAATTTTTACAAGCTAGGATTTTACCTATGAGTTCCGTTGCGGGGATTCGAAAATGCAATTCATTATTCTACATCAGCAGAAACAGATCTTTTATAAATTTATCACCAAATTTTCCTGTAATTTGTAACTCAACCACTAATGCAGGGATCATAAGATATCGAGGGCGTCACGGTCCTTCCACGACGACGCCTTGTCTGCCCTACCTTCCCTACTACAACGACACTTCTGCAGCTGTAAACTTCACATACAGCCTCAGAAGCCTGAACTCTGAATCCCATTCAGCCTTAGTCCCTCTCAACATAACCAAACGACTCGTATCGACAATCTCCGTAAACGCATTTCCATGCTATCCCAACCAAACATGCGCAGGCCCGAACGGGACACGTCTCGGCGCCAGCATGAACAACGTCAGCTTTGTGAGCCCTTGGTTCGACATTCTAGAAGCCTACTACTACGGCATTCGTGGCGTGTTTGGAAAGCGTTTCCCTAGTCATCCGCCCTTCGTGTTCAACTACACTGCAGATTTTCTTCCCCTGGAACTAGAGATTGCGAAAAGAGGGACACAAGCGAAAGTTCTGGAGTATAGGTCATCGGTAGAACTGGTTTTACAAGGCACGAATCTTGTTGCCGGGCTAGATCATCCTATGCATTTACATGGATTCAGTTTCTATGTTGTGGGGCACGGGTTCGGAAATTTCGATGAGCGCCGTGACACATCGAAATATAATCTTGTCGACCCTCCTCTACGTAACACCATTGGTGTCCCAAGGAATGGATGGACTGCAATCCGATTCAAGGCAGATAATCCAGGTGATAACATTAATGTACTTACTTAAATGAAGTAAATGTCTGCTGTTTAATTTGATCAGAACATAATATTTTGAAACACAATTTTTAATTGAAgagaaggcaaaaacttgtgtgagacggtctcacgggtcaaattttgtgagacggatctttatttgggtaatccatgaaatagtattgctttttatgctaagagtactactttttgtggtgaatatgggtagggttgacccgtctcacagattgatatccgtgagacggtctcacatgagacctactctgaAGAGAATGCCTTGATCTTACTATAATtatactttttaaaataaagttgaGGGACAATTATACAGGAAATGATATATTTGCAATTATTggtttataaatatgttttatctcactcttatttttcttaaaatagGGGTATGGTTTATGCATTGCCATTTTGAACGTCACCTAGTATGGGGAATGAACACAGTTTTCATTGTGAAAAACGGGAAACGCGCGGACGAATGGTTACTGCCACCGCCACCGGACATGCCACCGTGTTGATGTTCATGAGGCTGTcaagaaattatatattatGATTTCTCACTTATCGAATGTTTTGAATTGAGTATATATTATGTAAACTGTGTGTGACTAAAATTTAAGTAAAAAAAGGTATGGTGTGTGTAATTAATATATGAATGTTGGTATTTTTAAGCATATTCTTGTGTATATTTTACATAGAATTTGGAGGTTGTCTTTAAGATTGATATATCTTAAGATTatgaataatattatttatggaTCCTTGTACGAGATACAATATCCTTAAAACATATTCGTCATCTCCGGTATGAGCTTCGATGATCAAGTTGGAGGACTATTTCCAAGAATACAATGGAACAAACAGCAGTAACCTAGCACGAAGGTACTACGTCGGCGAACTGAAAAAATACATGAACTTTATCACGAGTTGGGATGAAAGTAATATATGAGTGTGAGATATGCTTGAAGAACTCGAGGTTGCCTCTATATATAGGCATTTGGTTTCACATAGACAGTCACATACGGGCCATCCGAAAGGCCAAAGATTACTCAGCTAAAGCACCAACAGTCAGCCATATGGAGCACCGACAGTCAGATAAGTGGAATGTCACATCCAGAAAGATCTTgagtgaatttttaaaaaaaaaattcaggaaAACAATAAAAGTCAGGTGGCCAGTTTTGTCTTGATCGGCCCGACATTCGACACGCTCATGTCATGCTCGTATGCTTGCACACAAGTCAAGCATTTTTCAGTGCAAATCTGGCCCTTGATTTGCACTCATACACAAGGGTACACGATAGAAAATTTTTTTAGCAATCGTTCTTATACATTCACAAAGTGTAACTCAatataaactttttttttttacggtTAAATCTTGTAATTTATTGCAAAATTAATAAGTCATTCGTTACAAGATGAATCAGCCATAGAGGAAAATTCCCATACTCCCACACGAAGTGGGACGGGGAAGAAAGAGCAAAAGCGGCGATCGAATGTGCAACTACATTTGCCGATCGCCGAACATGACTAAGAGTAATGTCACTATAAGAGTCCAGGAAAATTCTGATATCTGTAGCTATGGACCCTATGTAACTGAGGTTCTCTTCTGGCCTTGTGACTGCTTGCACTGCTAGTAGAGAATCTGATGTAACTTGATGAATCGATAAGTTGTTCAGTTGCGAGATCTGTAATCCACCTTGAATAGCAAGAAGTTCAGCACACGTAATAGACTGAGGTTTATCAATCTTCCTCCCAAATGCCAGTACTGGTTGTCCCTCGTGATTTCGGATCACCCCTCCAATGGCATAGTAGTTCGATTCTTCTTTATATGCTGCATCAACATCCAATCTGAGTTTGCCTTCTGGTGGAACCCTCCATACCCCAGGTGAATTACAATGTGTTTCTTCCTTTGCATAAGATAGGGCTAATTGAGCATGTTGAAAATCATACAGTAGAGTCTCACTCCAATCAACATTCATGCCATCATATCGTGTCTTTTTCTTGTGAATTAAGCCCAATCGTTCATTCCAGGTTGCCCAAGTTCGCATCACAAATAATTCAAATTCTGTTTTATGGAGCTTCTCCTTCATCCACAGAAAAATATCAAGTGTATCCAATTGCCTAACCTGTTTCAATAACGGCCAGAAACAAGTCCCTTTCCAGCACGGTTTGATCGTGGGGCATTCGAATAATGCATGCCTTGTCGAATCACACTCAGATTAACACAACGGGCATCTGCCAAAGACTGGGACATGATGAGTCAGTAGATTTTGTTCTGTGGGTAAAATATCATGCATTGCTCTCCAACAAAATATCCGGACTTTCGGAGGGACTGAAAGAGCCCAAAGGTATTTCCACCAATTTATCAAACTAGAGCTCGAGCTAGATTCTGGAGAGTCATAAAAGCTCGTAGCTACCTTGTACCCATCTCTAACTGTATATTTTCCTTTCGGGTCAGATAGCCAGAAACGGTAATCCTCATGGTGTGTCGACGAGATAGGAATGGCAAGAATCTTTTCTATCAAGTGATGGGAGAAAAGCTGGCGTACCACTGATTCCTTCCAGCTCCCATTTTCAATAAGATCCTTAACCATCAAATGATTATCCTGCCTCCCTGCTAGAGTGGCGTAACCTCTGGAGCCCGGTATCCATCTAGCCCCCTTCACTGCAATTTTTGCTCCATCTCCCACATGCCAGCAAAGTCCTTTATCCAACAAGGGTCTGCTCCACAACAGGGACCGCCAGAGGTAAGAGGGATTACTACCAAGACCAGCATCCATAATATCTTGGTGTCTAAAGTACCGAGCTTTAAGAACACGAGCTACCAGAGATCCGGGGTCCACAATGATACGCCATATTTGTTTAGCCAGCAATGCTTTGTTGAAGGTTTCCAGTTGGCGAAAGCCCATACCACCCATACATTTTGGTTGACATAGGGATTTCCAAGATTTCCAGTGCATCCTTTTCTTTCCCGCATCAACACCCCACCAGAAGTTCGAGCATTCTTGTTCTATTTCTGTACAAACTGATTTTGGAATACGGAAACAAGACATAGCATAAGTAGGGACTGATTGCAGCACTGATTTTATTAGAGTCTCTTTTCCACCTGCTGAAAAGGTTTTTTTGCCCCATCCTTGTATTCTCTGGACAACCCGTTCCACCAGATATCGAAATTTCAGCTTTTTGCTTCGAGTGGAGAACACTGGGAGGCCTAGATAGATATCATGACCTTGCACCATTGAAATGGCCTACCGGGCCTTGATGTTCTCTGCTAATTGTGCGTCTGTGTTTGGGCTGAAAGACAATGAAGATTTCTCGAAGTTAATAAGCTGCCCTGAGGCCCTTTCATAAGATAATAGACAATTCCTTATAGCCTCGCAGTCTGCCATTATCGATTTGAAGAAAAGTAAGCTATCATCTGCAAAGAAGAGGTGGGTAATACTTgtgttaatattattttactacATGACACACTCTTCTTCTACACTTAATCATCCACTTATCAATGTCATAAGGCACTTATCAAATTTCCATTCAAAATAGAAAAGCCCAATAATCGTCCAAAGTCCAACACAATTTTCTCAAGTGATTCCGATTAGTTGATCAAATATATTTTCGTATGATGTTATTTTTATGTTTGTTAcataattttttaaacaattttatatttttttaatgggAATAACTTTTTACTTCAATACACATAAAAACTGAAGAATGACTTAAACTAAAATATAGAAGAAATAATACTTTTCAAAAATTCATGTTACTTAAGTAAACCAACATCAGGAAACTgaaacaaataaacaaatacATGAGTAAACCAAAATATTAATACTTGCACATTTTATCGACCAACATAGGCCTGCAGGAGGTCTGTTTGAATGTGGGCATCTCCGTTAATCAATCAATTAATCAACTAAgtaaattaattaatgaattaatAACATATGAGGCCAGCTGTCCAACGTTGATGGAGTATTACAATTATGTTAGGGAAAAATTACATAGTAATATTTGGAAACAATACCACGAATAATAATGTCAGGAACAAGTAACAGAAATACTGTAGATTATAACTCTGAGTGGGACCAATCAtatatttggaaaaaaatattcaattttctCGAAAAGTCCATGAACTTTTTCCAGAAAAATGAGGCAAAACATTGACTTTTCGAGAAAATAACATATACGAGAAAATTTACTTTTCATTCTAGAGACTTTGAAAATATATTCgcgtaataaaataaaatattcctgAGTTTTTTTAATAGCACTTTCTTGTATATATAGATAGTTTATACTTTGATCCAGTCCAATTAAATGTGTGTGACgatacaaaattttatttttaaaaaaaattaaatttaattaaaaatagctttgatgAGGTATTGTGATATATATTTGGTTACGTTTATTAATAAAGTTTTAAATATACTGATGTCGATGCTTTCATTTCTTAAAAGGTTTatttcagaaatcaaagctaTTTGAATATTGtaataaaatatattgtttgaggcaaaaacttgtgtgagacggtctcacgggtcaaattttgtgagacggatctttatttgggtaatccatgaaatagtattgttttttatgctaagagtactactttttgtggtgaatatgggtagggttgacccgtctcacagattgatatccgtgagacggtctcacatgagacctactcattgtTTGAACTCTGGATATGAAAAATCCAATTTTAATGAATGTTGGGTAAGGATGAAAAATTGAAAATCACGTGTACCTTATTTTAatcacataaaaaaattaaaaaaaaaattgagttaaTTTCATTCTACATACTATTGATTGAGGATATGTCTAATATGTGAGTGATGGTTTCAtggatttatattcgtgagatAGATCGGATCGATTCAAATATCGAatgaaaaattaatacttttgacataaaaaataatatttttcatgggtcAGATCGGATAAAAAATTCGTATCATAGAATTAACTCATGAAAAGATCTCATGAGAGTTTTTGTGATTGAATTATGACAGTCAATTAAACCAACTCAGACTATTAATTACATCTCATTATCCGCATCAATTACACGTACATAGAATTGGGATTGATAATTATCTTCGTATCGGAAGTGTAAGCAAAAAAACACGATCGTTGTTCCTATCCTTATTTATAAAGTTTTCTCTATTTAAAATTTCTAAAGTAAAAAGTTATTCGATCCTTTAATTAATTGGCATCAAAATGAGATCATATTTAATTTCTTCTCATCAATTGCAAGTTATTAGGTGTATTACAACTGTTAGTGATAGCAATCGAAATATAATGTGTAATTGTTGTATTATATattctttaaaaaattaattttagaaTAAAAAAAGTTTATAGCTAAGGTCTGATGAATAAGATTAAAGAGTGAGTCTacggatcataatatgtgatacgagtcaaccctacccatattcacaataaaaagtaatactattagcataaaaagtaatattttttcaagtatgacccaaataaaagatccgtcttacaaatacggcccgtaagaccgtctcacacaagtttttgcccagaTTAAATGTTTCacaaatttatattaaattcatTCATTCGATAAATGCATCTTATTTAATCATAACACGACTACATTAAAATCTTTTGAGAGAttaaattatttctttaaaaaatatagAATATGCGGTATACACACACTTAACGTAATGGGGGTAATTAAACTAGCTAATAACGTGTATATCTAATAATAGTTTATATAATTAGGATCCAATTAATTCCAGTCAATCAAGCTAATTTATTtgcaaaaattaattatatatgttttaattagtCTTTATTGTATTTTCTTCATGCATTTATTGTTTTTGGGTATGGTACATAGTCCACGCATttctttatataataataatataataaaagattGGACTTGTTGGAATGTCTTGCTGTGTTTATCTTTCATCCGATAAATATCATTGATTTATTCTTCCACGCGTCTGCAACAGTTATCTAGCCAATTGCAGGCGAAGACTATTCTAAATTTTCATCTcccaaataataaataaataaagaaaattataatgtgaactttataaaaatcaaataattaattacaccgacaattttataaataatttggcAGATTTGAATTGCACGTACACACTTAGCTTGTCCTGATTAATTGTGAAGAGAAATAAAAATGTTGTGTTTCTTTATGTTTTTTGGGCAAATTTGTTTTCAATCATCGATTTCCGGGAGGTTCTTGAAAAATTTCACGTCACAGAAGAAGAATTGACGGACTACTAATTAtataacaaaaacttgtgtgagacggtttcacgggtcgtattttgtgagacagatctcttatttgagtcatccacgaaacaatattactttttatgctaagcgtattattttaattgtgaatatcgatagagttgacacgtctcacagataaagattcgtgagaccatctaaTAAGAGACATACTCTTATTATAGAATTATATAAATTTAGGAAGCTGGATTTTCATTTTATCAGATTAAAATAGTAAATGGTgtctttttataaaaataaataaataaaattatcccttctattgaaattataaaattaagtaTGATAAATCATGTTTTAATTTGTTAGCATTGTTTATTAGCAAATCGTTTACCGTAGGTACTTCTGATACAATCCAGTCTAGAGTTTAAATCTGCACTTAAACAAATAACTACGTTTAAACTTGAATTGAtaaatttgatttgagaaagtatttgaattttaaataacTTTCATATTTagtatatttgaaattcatcacaATTAATATTGAAATGCATAACTTGAATACTTAATAATGAGTGATTTCAAATTCACTTAAATTTTGTCTAGCAAACATGATgagaaatttaaaatataccGTATTGAATTCATCACAACCTTATCTTAGGTTGTGTTTGGATACAAATATTTGAAATCCAttgtttaaatatattttcattatttagaTGACTCACATAAAATAAATTCATGATGAATTCATCTCCCTAATTATTTGATCTGCAATTATACTAGTAACgattaatttttaattcttaTAATATTgaaatcatttgaaatttattgtGATATATATGATTATAGTGTAAATAAATAGAATATAAATTTGAATTTCATGTGAATAACTTATTgaacaaagaaaataaattcGAAATAATAGATATCAAATTGTTTGATCCAAATACAATTTTATTATTCTAATCAAAACAGCTACCTCGAATCCGTCACTGTCACTTCGATCGTCGATAATTTTTCAACACGGTCAATCCGAAGAAAACAAAGCCAACAAACTGATAAAACCCCTCCACCAGTTGTCACAGGCAAATCCAAATATAACTCCCCGTACATAAtccaaaataatattatatttcataTGACAAAAACTGTAACCAGTGAATtaccattaaaaaaaaaaaaaaaaaaaaaaaactgtaacCAGTGAATTACAATTTAttcttaatattttaattttacgtGATGCAATCTTTAATCTTTCTTAATAATCTTACTTAGAAATTCAAATCCTCCGAttggtttaaaaaataaaataaaatagaatagcattacttaaaaatatatacattCATGTCAGAATGAtcatatatatttgtttatttcTGATCTTAGccatttatttcattaaattttagtattaatcatattttttattaaaatgttGATTGTTAGACAAATTTACcgtttaattaataaaaattaagctAAGAAATATATAAAACTCGAAAATGATTGTTCTATAAGTCAGGGAGACACTCCAAATGTGGCCCAGATTCCAGGCCGTGGTGGGAAGCATGTAGAGGCGCCTAAGCGCCTCCTCGCCTCCTGTTGCACAGAGGAGGCACCCAGGCGCCCCTTTGTTCCCTATAATTTTCCAGGCCCGTGAGGGAGGCTCCTAGGCTCACGTAAAGTGGTGCTTAGGAGTCGAACGACGCTGGTTAACAAAGATTGTAGTTTTCATGGAACATTGTTGTTAAAATGTACCTTTTGTTCACAATTTCATGATTTGTGGCTTAAATATCAATCTATCATAATGAATTAAAATGACAAAGAGAAAAAATAGCATCAATTTTGAGATTATTATATAAAAGAAGATCatttatattaatattgtacttttcttcttctttcttttcgaAAATGAGTTTGTTTCATTTTATACTTATGCATGTGCTAGCCCAACAACACTGATGTGACATTGTATATATTATTGTCGTTTCAACATCAcgtcaaaaaaaaaatgatcaaaattaataaaacaacaaaaacaacataTGAAATTTTTACAACGAAAAGACCAAAATCACAAAAACACTGAAGTATGAAacaaaaagtataattttcacAGATTGATAAACGTGAGATACTATTTCTAATATCAAACCTTGCGTACACACACTTACCACAAGCTTCTCTATATATGAATCACTAGCTAGCTAGCTAGCTAGTTTGTATGAGCGTGTACGTATGAATGTATGTTCCTGTTTTTCTTCGCTTGGCATGGATATTAATTCAAAGAGGAAAAAAAGGTAAAATTACAAACCAAATCGTCTTTGTTTAGCGTGACCAAATCAAACCCCTGACTTTGTAGCTTGGCCTCCAATTCTCATTCTCTATAAATATATGTAAAATCACATTTTGGAAAAAATATGATTAGATTATTTTCGAAGATGGCAAGGTTACCTTTCTTGTTTCTTGTGTTCCTTGGTTTTACTCTTCCTATCCATGCAATGACTCATCACCATTACTTTGTGGTAAGTGTCGTTTTGCtctcttttttttaaatatatatatatatatatatatatatatatatatatatatatatatatatatatatatatctttatgTAGAAATATATACGTAAGCGTTCtaacataaaatttaaaataaattagcaCACGAGAATCAATTATTTGTATGAATAAAGAAAATTCGGTCATACGAGTTGGCTATATaggtttttttttattcttctaatttatcaaaatttaatcCTGGCTAGTTCAATAAATTGACCTTTTTTCCAcattaaatgttatttttgctGGAGTTCTgagttaaaatcaagcatgtcATGTCAATGATGTCCGACATAACTTTAATAGTACTTAAGCCAAAATTGGACTAAATGTGAAAAAACCAATTCATCGCACCAACGTTAGGAACAAATTTGCCTTTTCTCAATCCAAGTTGCATGAAACATTGAAACAATTTGTTTCCCGACTTTTGAGCATTTCTCTATCAATATCTCCAATTCGATATTTGCCCAAAACGtggtttatttgttgcaggtaacGGATACTCCTTACAGCAGGCTTTGCAGCAACAAGAGCATATTGACCGTAAATGGCCAATTTCCAGGACCGACTATATATGTCTCCCAAGGAGACACGATTGTCATTGATGTCATTAACAAGGCAAAAGAAAACATAACAATTCATTGGTACGACAGCCCTAGCTCCTATATTGGTTCTGTAcgtcttaattaattaatttggtGACCATTATTAGAACAATCTAGCTAGCTAATTTTACGCTAAAACGATTTACTTGGTAGGCATGGTGTGAAGCAGATAAGATTTCCATGGTCAGATGGACCGGAGTACATAACCCAGTGCCCGATTCGACCTGGAACCATGTTTAATCAAAGGATTGTTCTATCAGATGAGATAGGAACTTTGTGGTGGCATGCCCATAGCGACTGGTCGCGAGCCACCGTGCACGGTGCACTCGTCGTCTAtccaaagattcaaaatgaCTATCCTTTTCCTACACCTTCTGCACAAATTCCAATCATACTAGGTACATATGTGCGCATATACCATATACTATTTATCTCCACTGATTccaaaataacaaataaattgtatggttttacatgtcttcgtttttattttaaatatatatggcTACCTCAAATTACAAGAAATTAATTATGTATTTTGCTCCCCCTGGTCCATTTGTTGAATTTGACtaagaaaattaaatttctaGAAACGTGTTGAAGACTTTCGAGCTTTGAAATAAAAATCTTTATGGTTTTTCTTTATACAGATGtaacatattatatataatcaattaattttacaaaattTTCAAGTCTACAAATCCTTACAAAAAACGAAGACTTTGGACATTTAAAGTTCTTCAAAATAACTGTAGAAGGGAGAAAATGATAATTAGCTAGGATTTGAATTGGTTGCAATAATTGTCTCAGCTGGTCCGCCGttgtatataatttaaaatatttgagttgtactgtTACCATcaactataacttttggtaaagcggcaaacgCTCAATCATACAACTGGTATTAAAGCCAAGGTCCAAATTTGCAAGTAGTGCAATTATTGAGATAAAGATTGTTAGATACAATAATGGTCTCTGCTGAGTAAAACAATTGAAAAGTGATTTTCGAGCTCTtgtacgatttaaaatattcaCCGTTATCGTCAGCTATAGTTTTTGATAAAACGACGTGGTTctaaaaacttgaaatattattattataatttttattattgcaGGGGAGTGGTGGAAGAGTGATATACAGGCTGTTTTGAGTGAATTTCTGCGAACTGGAGGGGATCCAAATGTGTCTGATGCTTTCCTTATCAATGGCCAACCTGGAGATTTATACCAATGCTCAAGAAATGGTAAAACCCAATTAccctttatttaaaattttctctaaaAAAATGAAGTAAACGCGCACGCGCACGCGCACGCGCACGCTCTGAGTTGTTTGATATTCATAAAGGTAATTACAATATAAATAGAATTGGGATGAATTGTCGATATAGTTGTGGTGAGATGCACCCAGTGGTCAATCATATAAAATTAAgcaaattataatttctaagaATTAAGTAGCTTAATTGTCTCTTGTCAATGTCCACGAAAATTAATGGAAAACAAAGGTGAGAACGATGGGATATTTTTCCACTGCGGAAAAGCTTCTGTCTATGTATGTTACCACGCACATGAAACGCTGTCGCCCAAAAAATGTTTCTTCGAAAATGCCGCCAGTTTTCACATTGGGCAGATATCtggaattatttttttatcattgtAAAATGGAAATAAGttatttcaaatcaataattATAACTTCAGAAATAATCATCGAATCTCATTTTTAATTTTGTATTCAACTCACATTCTTTATTTATTCTTCAAACATGTTAGATACGTTCAAAGTGATGGTGGAATACGGCAAGACATATTTGTTCCGAATGGTCAATGCGGTAATGAACAACATTATGTTCTTCAAAATC includes:
- the LOC140810050 gene encoding laccase-15-like: MYLKYFHVLIFIIFVSSLSSGAFVRRYRFIVKEASYMRLCKEKKILTVNGQFPGPTLKVHKGDTIVVDVYNRGKYNITIHWHGVKQPRNPWTDGPEYVTQCPIQPGNKFSQRVIFSTEEGTLWWHAHSDWSRATVHGAIIVYPKRGTSYPFHRPVAEIPIILGEWWKKDIMKVYEEFVASGGQPRDSDAYTLNGQPGDFYPCSKPGTFKVNVTYDNTYLLRIINSDMNEILFFGVAKHKLTVVGTDGSYTKPLTRDYIAISPGQTMDCLLRADQRENDRYYMAARPYVNGVGVSFDNTTTTGIIRYRGRHGPSTTTPCLPYLPYYNDTSAAVNFTYSLRSLNSESHSALVPLNITKRLVSTISVNAFPCYPNQTCAGPNGTRLGASMNNVSFVSPWFDILEAYYYGIRGVFGKRFPSHPPFVFNYTADFLPLELEIAKRGTQAKVLEYRSSVELVLQGTNLVAGLDHPMHLHGFSFYVVGHGFGNFDERRDTSKYNLVDPPLRNTIGVPRNGWTAIRFKADNPGVWFMHCHFERHLVWGMNTVFIVKNGKRADEWLLPPPPDMPPC